In Osmerus eperlanus chromosome 4, fOsmEpe2.1, whole genome shotgun sequence, the sequence AAGCACTGGTACCTGTTCATGCCTGGGAGGTTCCCCCAGAAGTACCGTGCCCTGTGAGCAGGACTGACCTTCACCGCATCAATGAGGATGGGATTACACTGACAACACAGGTGGAGGGAAACAAAAACTGTGATTATGAAACAACAAACATTTCTTTACTCTTACAATTGCTTACACCTAAATCACCATATGAATCAACGGGAGAGCTTCTGTCATTACCTCAAGGAAGCGGCATATGTCAGCCTTGTCGATTGCACTCATGGCAACCACATTCTCAAAAAGCCAGAAGAAAGGacgatcatcatcatccttggGCCTCATCATTGTCAACATTCTGTAAAACTCAAAGAACAGCCTTCCAGTTCCTTCTGTGAATAGACAGAGATGAGTAGAAATTAAAAGGTTGGAGAAGTCTGAAGAACTATTCCATATACTGACAAATGTGAGATATGGTTTCCAGTTAACTGCTGGTTACAATGTCTCACATGTCCCTTTTCAATTACATTTTAGGTTCCTTACCAAATAGTCCCTTGCGTAAAGGATTGACCATTGATAGATCATTGCATGGGCTGCCTCCAATTAGCAGATCAAAGGGACCCCATTCAGCCAGCTGAAACAGAGTAAGTTCagaaaatgaataaaaaatgaTCAAACAGGTCAGATTTAGGGGTGAGTCGTAATGGCATTTCCTGAGAATGATATTGAGATGTATATTACACTCACATGTTTCCTCGTGATCGTGCGTACATCATTCACATATTCTATCTTTCCCTCATGCTTGATCATGCCCACAGTGATGGAATCCTCACAGATCTCTGAGGCAACATAACGCTCAATCTTGAAACCCAGGTCTTTAAGCACAAGATACCCTGCAACGGTGGTTATAAACACAATGCAATTAAATAAGTACAAGTTTATTGAGATGAAAAAACTGTGAAAGTGAAAAGAAAACCAGGACTCTTATTAACAAATCTAATTTATAAACAGTAGACAAAACCAACAATACATTGAAATAGGACCTACCTGTGGCAATGCCATCAAAGAGGGACAGCACCTTGATTGGTCTGCGTTGATGGGTGGGGATTGAGGGGTAAACTCTATGAGGCTCCTGTGTTGAGAGAAGAAATCCTTGGTCAGTCAATGCTACTGCCTAACACTTACAGCAAGATCAAAATAACCTGAACTGGGAGTCACTTACAAATGCCAATGCGCTGTTGTTAACAAAGAATTCCTGGACTCGCACACTCCAGTCAGGACGGAGCTTGAGCACTCCATTGCACTGAGAGGGCAGACACATGTAACAGCTCCAGGGATCCACATCTTTCAGTTTGTCGAAGGTCTCTGGTCCAACTAATATATTCAAACAGTCCTTGCAAAAACatctgagaggaaggagggaggggggggggtgagaataAGAAAGCAGTGATAATAGTGGTGTAAAAAGTGCTCCAGAGGAGAGGGCTCCTCTCTGGAGTAAGAGTTGCTTACCTGCAGCAGCTGGCATTGCCACACAAAATAACCTCTAGTCCTGCACAACACACTGTGCAATAGGACTGGTAACCATCCTCATCATAACGATACAGGGTTTCAATGAAGTTGTCCTGCAAAATATTTTGTGCGACAACACCACAATATTGACATTTCAAATGAGTAGACAATGATGATTACATAACAACAATCAACATGACAAAATGAGATTGTGAGAGTGAAAAGATGTGTTGAGAGATTTATGTTTACCTTGCACTTCAGACACAGACTACCTTCAAACAATGGGTGGCAGATCTCAACAGTAGATAACCCACATGACAAACAGAAATCTGCGGGGATTCAAGAACACACAACAATATCAATTAGTACCGTGATTTAGATAGTTTGATGACGCTCCTGTCAACCTAATCTAAGAACATACCTTCAATTTTCTTCCCTTTCGCTGAAACCTCTTCCGCCATTGCCTCTGCGAAGCAAAATCGAATGAAATGATCATTTTATGAAGCCAACAGATGTCTGTGTTTCTGATTACTATTATCAGTGGGTAACCGTGTgtgcatgaactgttgtatgaATAAGAATTACCTCTGCAGCTGTTGGTCGGAATCACATGGACTTTGGTCTTTTGAACATACTTCCTCTTTGCAGGGGGCTGGTAGTCTGACAGAGGGGAGTCTGAAGACGACTCCACCTTGGCAACAGAATCTTCAGCAAAGGAGCAAGATGACAAAACGACTTAGCATCTGAGCCATTCTATAGATTATTTACTTATACAGAGTCTGTTCTAGGTAGACTGTAGTGAATGCATCAACACAAATGTAGATGATTGAGTACTGAGAAAAGGACACATACTGTCAGGGGGCAAAAAACCCTCAGGTCCAGAGGGAAGGAATCCCCCAAAGGCCCATTCCAGCATCACCTTTGGCTCCTCTTCCTTATTCCCAGACGATAAGTCAAAGGATTTCTCACACCGCTCTCCTGCCAACTGTACACAGAGGAAGTGATTAAATGGTGTGGTATGGGATAGTGGAATATTAGATGAATATATCAATCATATGTATGAAGCAGTGGATACATAGGATTGATAGTGACTTGTTGCACAACATGAATGCTCCAGTTTTACCTCTAGGATCTGATAAATGGCATCCTTGTAGGCAGGCAAGCCTGTATACGAATCATTACAGAAGCACTTGGCAAAAGCAGCAAATGGCAAAAGCCTCTCTGTGTATATCTGTAACACATTACAAATGAATAAATGCGGAATTAGTTCAAATGTCCACCTGCACATGCAGACCGTGTACCATGTAGAGAAAGTCTATCGTAGGTCTCACCTCAGAAAACATTCCATCTCCGAACCATTCAACCCTCCGCATGCCTGAAGAAGTTGCCTTAGACTTCCAGGGCCCGACTAGACCAGGCCACCAAGAGAAGCCCTTCACCTTACCCCACACCAGCTCTCCAGAGAGGAACCCCTTCCCATCCTGCAGACAGCAAGGGACATGAAAGATTATCAGTTGTGCAGGCAACACTCTACCATTGACTGGTAACAAAAAATACAGGCAAGAAAATACTTGGACAATACCTGGTATTCATTTGCCTTCCTCCTGGTCTTGTGGCTTGGAGTGCTTGTGGGACTTTCACTTTTCTCCTTGAATTCAAAATGTTCTCACTTGAATACATCAGTTGAATTGCCAACAACGCTTTACACATGTAATGATGCTGTCTCTCTGAGTACCTTCCATGTCCATGTTTTGGTAATAGTCAGGGTTTGTTGTTTGGCAAGTTTACTTTGTATAAATGCAAATTCCGTCCTTTACATTTGAATCACATTTGACTGTTCTGACCCAATCCAGTAGACCATGGGGCAGTTTCAGAGTAGTTGATAGGGCAGGTGGAATAGGTGACCATATAATGTTAATCAGAAATTAGGAATTTTGAAATAGAAGAATGTTAAAAGATTTGCAAAGGAAAGTAGAGTCATGCACTTAACGCCTGTTGTTGAGAATCAGCTCAAAATTGGAGCATTGTCCTATTGTCCAGAGACCAGAGGGGTTTCTGCAGGAGCCCAGAGAGTGGACTACATACCGACTCCTGGGAATCCAGGGCCTTTCTGCTGTTTTTATCAAGACACTCAGGCTCGACCCAGGTGCTAGCTCCAGCCTGAAACATTGTACGCGCCTGTGGCCTCTGGCGCAAGCTGCTTTCCCAGCCATAAATGCCTCTAATCGTGCCCTGAGGGacgacacacacattacacacacatacacacccagaaAGGCACATGTACTGGAGATACTCATGCAGGGCTCAAACATgtacatgtatgcacacacacacacacacacacacacacacacacacacacacacacacagatgatccCACACCACCTTCAAGGACTGCCACTGCACCCAAAACTCCCATGTTAAAaggatgagaaagaaagaaaagagaaaagctgCAAACAAGGTTAGCGAAGAGACATGCATTGATTTGCATGGATTGATTTTGTTACGTAATTGTACATTTAGGGGTTTAATGCTGGATTCCCATACAACAGATGCAATAAGGTAGTTAAGGTAGACTTTTAGTTTTGACATGCTGAGTTTGGACATTATTTAACTCTAAAAATTGTTGTAAACCTTTGCTGTTGTTTGTGAATCCAACTTAAAGCTACTAAATATGGTCTTAAAAGCAGCTTGTTGAATTGAAAGTCCATAGCAAAGTCAAGTATATTGGTGACATTTGAAACAGATAGGATCCATGTTTCTTTTAACTGGATTGAAAGTGTAGTCACTTCAACTCCCATTTGATGGATGTTTGTTTTAGATATTACCTGGGACATTTGCACAGGTCAGTACATATATAAAGGCTACATCTGTAATTCATAAGTAAAATAGGTATAACTTCTTATGAAGCTCCTGCATACCGCAGAAGTAGctctttaataaataaatacaacttACCTCTTGTACAGAGTTTGTCCAAATGATGTCATCCTCTACAAAGACACCATCTGGACCATTCTTTGGCCCTTTGAAAAGAGTAGGACAAAGTGGAACATTATTGATCTCTGATGTATTCCACTGTTACAATAGCATGATACCTGTTCACTGAGGAAATTATATTttcacaaaataaaaataaaataatagtgAATGGACATGGAGTGGATTGTTTTAAGCATTCCCTGGTAGTGTGTCATCTGTAGGTCACTTAAATGATTAAGTGGTACAGATGATTACCAAATATAATCTTCATTAACCGAGAATATCGTTCTTACTGACAGTCCTCTCCAGTCGCACTGAGCATGGCTTCATTGTCCAATTAAGGCCATTCACTGCTGGAAAACAACACATCGCTTCCATCAATTAACAAGGATTCCAATATCTGGTTATATATAATACCACAGGAAAAGTAAACGCAAGTAAATACAAATCAAATTTAGTTTAGTTTAAGAGTGAAAAAGTGTTGTTTTAGTTAAATTTGGTTCTAATATATATAAATTATTCTATAGAACAGTTACGATAAATATACGTTGTGCTATTTTGgtatataatttttttctttAAGAATTCTTGAAAGTTTGAAAAGTTCTATACAGGATATACCAGACAATGCTTACACAATAGTAATGGAGTGATTTCATGCTCAAATCTCTGTTCGCTCAACAGTAAATGGAACCCCAAATCAGAGTTCACTTACTACAATTCTTATCAATCTAAATCACCTGACATGGTGCTGCtggctttcttcttctttgatcTAATGGCAGGGGACTGCAGGGTAGTGCAGTCTGAGTCAGTGGTGACATCAACTTCCGCCTCACTCTCTTTCATGTCGTCACTCTCAGACAACCTAGCAGATTCCCCAGTTTCCATGGCCTGAGTAGAGAGatgcaatcaaacacacaccaaagatATCAAGTATGTAAAAGTCTGTCTAATAGCACACTTACATTAAGATTTTAGCCTGTTACAAACCTGAACAAAGACGTTCTTAGCTTCAAGCGGTGGACAGGGGAAGGCTAGAAGGGTCAACACCAGTTTTCTGAAAATGGTGTTGGACCCTACGGCCTTCAGCACAGTGCTCCAATGTTGCTCAAGTGTGATAGTGGTGAAGCCATTCTGGACACCTTTATCACAGCCATTcccttcctcttctttctcccctTCCCCAGCTAGCTGGTACTCGAGGAACTCACTGGTGAGCTGGGCTACCTCTTTGGGAGAGGCACAGAGCCCTAGTTCGGAGCCCAGCTCTCCCACTGCCTTTCCGGTTACTTTCAACCTGCTCTTGGGACTAAGCAGCTGGGCTATGCTTGTCAGGATTCCATCACTAAGAGGTAAGCCCTCAGCTAATTTGGCTGTAAGGGCTGTGTAAAACAACACAGCCTCTTTATGCAATAACGGCAGGAGTTCCCCTGCCTCTGAATTATGGAGAAAGTCTATAACTGCAGCCCCTCCCATATTGACTTCTGCCTCTGGTAACTGAAACTTCTTGGTCTTGAGGAGCTCAGTGTCTCGTTCCTTAAGGAAGCGCACCGTAGCCTGAGGATTGAGGAAACTGGAGGTGTAAGAGCTCAGCAAACAACTGGCCTCATGGAGGATGTGCCCCAGGTCGGCCCGTGCTGAACCCCCGTGGCTGTGGAGGAGTGTTTGGAAGGTCTGGAGGGGCTCCATGACCTTGTCCAGGAAGATGAAAGTAGCCCTGAGTTTCGGATCCTGGAGCTGGGTGCAGATCAGCATGGCCTTTTTATTGTCCTCTCCACAGGAGCTGAAGTCGGAAATGAGATCTGTCCACATCCCTGTGATTTTCCTGACTAGATCACAAAAGTTAAGGCAGCCCATGTTAAGGGGTAGGGTAGGCGCATTCATACTGATAATAGTGGCAACAAGTTCTTTTAGATTAACATTTTGGTTGGAACAGGACGAGTAGTGCGTGTGGATGTCTACTATCAGCTCCTGAGCCTGACTGGGGAGCTCCATGACCCCAGCTTGACAAGCAGTATTTGCCACCATGTATAGTCCACTTAAGTCCACTACATTGGGGTTAAGTTCCCTGAGCTGACTGCA encodes:
- the dnmt3ba gene encoding DNA (cytosine-5-)-methyltransferase 3 beta, duplicate a isoform X6, encoding MATNATASPRGSVEKYNRWHLLTWLNKSLETKFTHIEQLCSGACYCQLMDCLFPGSIDLSNVKFQALEQEDYIYNLNLLQESFKKTGIDKTIPVEALIKPEFKANLSFLRWFKLFFLEKQSELVYNALEARQGQDIPIPITTLQVLRRNAPHSPSQHGTVDKLVKVDTDTDEDTVVKGRKGITYDDQWKETYHWVEKSSLGEIYAYCTVCDKNLNIFHTGFLDLKRHQQTKKHNRNTLCAKSGDLMSEGERGSGLSDTPPCSETTFQFIQGHCSSIPSKQTMNQFARNVLGLQYPKDIVTICQQTPYCIYMYGRVALGETSMASVVLVGFFDMKTARHRIRLLDVLQPSDDDAEDKTASALVETLKRFELLTTNLAAVYVDSSNAVSEQICSQLRELNPNVVDLSGLYMVANTACQAGVMELPSQAQELIVDIHTHYSSCSNQNVNLKELVATIISMNAPTLPLNMGCLNFCDLVRKITGMWTDLISDFSSCGEDNKKAMLICTQLQDPKLRATFIFLDKVMEPLQTFQTLLHSHGGSARADLGHILHEASCLLSSYTSSFLNPQATVRFLKERDTELLKTKKFQLPEAEVNMGGAAVIDFLHNSEAGELLPLLHKEAVLFYTALTAKLAEGLPLSDGILTSIAQLLSPKSRLKVTGKAVGELGSELGLCASPKEVAQLTSEFLEYQLAGEGEKEEEGNGCDKGVQNGFTTITLEQHWSTVLKAVGSNTIFRKLVLTLLAFPCPPLEAKNVFVQAMETGESARLSESDDMKESEAEVDVTTDSDCTTLQSPAIRSKKKKASSTMSGPKNGPDGVFVEDDIIWTNSVQEEKSESPTSTPSHKTRRKANEYQDGKGFLSGELVWGKVKGFSWWPGLVGPWKSKATSSGMRRVEWFGDGMFSEIYTERLLPFAAFAKCFCNDSYTGLPAYKDAIYQILELAGERCEKSFDLSSGNKEEEPKVMLEWAFGGFLPSGPEGFLPPDNSVAKVESSSDSPLSDYQPPAKRKYVQKTKVHVIPTNSCREAMAEEVSAKGKKIEDFCLSCGLSTVEICHPLFEGSLCLKCKDNFIETLYRYDEDGYQSYCTVCCAGLEVILCGNASCCRCFCKDCLNILVGPETFDKLKDVDPWSCYMCLPSQCNGVLKLRPDWSVRVQEFFVNNSALAFEPHRVYPSIPTHQRRPIKVLSLFDGIATGYLVLKDLGFKIERYVASEICEDSITVGMIKHEGKIEYVNDVRTITRKHLAEWGPFDLLIGGSPCNDLSMVNPLRKGLFEGTGRLFFEFYRMLTMMRPKDDDDRPFFWLFENVVAMSAIDKADICRFLECNPILIDAVKVSPAHRARYFWGNLPGMNRPLATSLDDKVELQDCLEVGRTAKFNKVRTITTKSNSIRQGKMGPLPVIMNNKEDYLWCTEMERIFGFPKHYTDVNNMGRAQRQRVLGRSWSVPVIRHLFAPLKDYFLCE